The genome window CTTAGCGCCCCTGCTGTACCAGGCGCAGCACCATTTGTTCTTCATCGATGTACCTATCCCCGACTTTTAAGGCGCGCGGCTCGCAACCATAAAGCTGGAAGCCCAGGGAGGAATAAAGACCGCGAGCGGCTGCATTCCCGGCAGAGACGGCAATATTAATTTGTTCCAATCCAGGCTGAGCGCGCGCCTGCCGCAGCAACTCTTGGAATAGGGCGCGGGCCAAACCCTGGCCGCGAAATTCTTTCTGGATGTACACCCCCCAGATCAAACCCTTGTGCCTGGTCTTCTCATCTTTTTCGCGGAAGAAGCCGGCCATGCCGACCATTTGGGTGCCCTCAAAAGCACCCAGCACAAAGCTGTTGCCGGTGCGGTCAGGTACCAGGCGCTTCGCAGTCATTTCAAGCGTGGTCGCTCGGTGCTCCGCCGCCGAGGTGCTGAAGGCGCACGGTTCCTGCTCGAGGGCTTCGAGGCGTAGATGCCAGTGCGCCTTGGCATCTTTTTTTGTGAGTCGGCGAATTTCCATAGAGCGGGTCAGGGGCGCTAGGGCTTCAACACTATCTTGCCAAACATCTCGCTCTTCTCCATGCGTTCGTGGGCGGCGCGGGCTTCTTTCAACGGAAAGACTTTGTCCACCACCGGTTTCAGCTTGCCACTGAACACGTGCTTGAGCACTTCGTGAAGTTCACCCATGGTTCCCATGTAAGAACCCAGAATTGAGAGCTGCCGTGAATAGACGAAGCGCAAATCCAGGCCCGCGTCCGGGCCGGTGGTTGCGCCGCAGGTGACCAGCGTGCCTGCCGGTTTCAGCGACTTTACGCTCTCCTCCCAAGTGGCCTTGCCGACGTGCTCAAAGACAATATCCACGCCCTCACGATGGGTGATGCGCTTCACTTCGTCGGAAATCTTCTGCTTGTAGTGATTGATGAGGTGGTCAGCGCCGAGCTCGCGGCCTTTCGCCAGCTTGCGGTCGTCGCCGGCGGTGGTGATCACAACAGCGTTGAAAAGCTTGGCAATCTGGATGGCTGCCGAGCCCACGCCCGAACCCGCGCCCAACACCAGCACGGTCTGGCCCGGCCGGATGCCTGCGCGCCCGACCAGCATGTGCCAGGCGGTTAGAAACACAAGTGGGACGCTGGCGACTTCTTCAAAACTGAGGCTGTCGGGAATGGGGATGACGTTGACCTGGGGTATGGCAATCAGCTCCCGACAGCCACCATCCGTGCGGTTGCCGAGGACGGAAAACTCCGGACACAAGTTCTGGCGGCCGGCGGTGCACTGCGCGCAATGATTGCAAAAAGTCATGGGCGCCAGCAGCACGCGTTGTCCAGCGCGCAGGCCGGTGATGTATTCGCCGACCTCTATGACTTCCCCCGAGACGTCGCTTCCTGGAATATGCGGCAACGGTGATTTCGTAGTTCCCTTCCGCACCCAGAGGTCGAGATGGTTGAGAGCGCATGCCTTCACTCGCACCAATACCTGGTCCTTGCGCAACACGGGATCGGGTCCTTCCTCGTAACGCAGAACCTCGGGCCCGCCGTACTCGTGAAAGCGAATCGCGTGCATGATTGTGCTCCCTGATGGAGTCGGGAAAACTCCCCAAGCTAACATAAAGCGACCGCTAAAGTCGGCGTTTGACTTAGACACTGCGGCAGCCAATAATCAAGCGGGATGGACGTTTACGAGGAGATCGTCAAATTGCGCCGGGAAGGCCGGCGGGGCGCCGTGGCTACGATTGTGAGCGTTCGCGGCTCGATCCCGTCGTTTCAGACCGCCAAAATGCTGGTGCGGGACGACGGTTCGATTGTGGGTACTATTGGCGGAGGCTGTGTCGAAGCCGAGGTTTGGCAGGCTGCGCGCGACGTGATGGAGCAAGAAAAGCCGCGGACGCTTACCTTCAACCTCAACCAAAATCCGAAGTTTGATACCGGCTTGGTCTGCGGCGGAACCCTCGAAATTTTTGTAGAACCGGTATTGCCTATCCCCGTGCTGTACCTGTTTGGCGCCGGGCACGTCGCTCACAACCTCTACAAAGTAGCGCACAATGCCGGCTTCGACACAGTGGTGGTTGACGATCGCGAGAGCTATGCCAACCGCGAGCGCTTCCCTGAGGCCGCCGAGATCCATGCCAAGGATTTCGAGGAAGCAATGGCCAGCCTGTCGCCCAGCGAGTCCTCCTACATTGTGATCGTTACCCGAGGGCACCGTGATGACATGCGCGTGCTGCGCTGGGCGGTGCAGACGCCGGCCCGCTACATCGGCATGATCGGCTCCAAACGCAAGGTGATCGCGATCTATCGCGAACTCGAGAAAGAGGGCCTGTCGCGCGAGCTGTTCGAGCGCGTGCATGCGCCTGTGGGATTGGATATTGGCGCGGTTACGCCAGAAGAAATCGCGGTAGCGATCACGGCGGAGATGATCGCCGTACGCCGACACAGTGGCGCCGCGCTGCCACATATGCGGTATTTCGACGAAAAAGAGATTTCCGAAGAGGCAGACGGAGCTGAAATCGCGAAGTCGAGTTGATATTGCGAGTTTGGCGGACAAGGAGTCCCTCTTAATTCGGCCCTCCCCGTGGTGACAAATTGATGGGGGTTACAAATACCCCGGCGAGCTGCGCTCGCCCGCACAGGCGAGGGCGCCTGTGCCCACGAGATTGTGGTTTCCGTCAACCGCGTATGTGTCTGCCGTATCCGCCAGATCAGCAGCTCTTGTTATCGTGCCGTGTTATCTTTTTCGCATGACGCGTGCTCCGGGCTTTTGCGGCGTGATTCTGGCAGCCGGAGAATCTTCGCGCATGGGTCAGGACAAAGCATTGTTGCCCTGGCCACCGCAAAAACCGGGCGAGGCACGGTCATCCCACGCAGGAACTTTCCTCTCTGCCATCATGCAATTGCTGGAAGCTCACTCTGACCTGGTGATCGTGGTCGTGGGCAAGAATGCCGCGAATTTAAAACCTCTGGTGTTTGCCACAGGCGCTGCGGTGGTGGTGAATCCGGCTCCCGAGCGCGGTCAATTCAGTTCCCTGCAGGTAGGCTTGCGCGAGGTGCTCAATCGCGGCCGAGATGCTGCCATCCTGACCTTGATTGACCGGCCGCCGGCGCGCTCAGCCACAGTGCAGAAACTCAAAGATGTTTTTGTGAAAGCAATTGGCCAGGGAAAGTGGGCGGTAGTACCGCAATACGGCGATAAACACGGCCATCCAATCGTTATTGGACGCGAGATGATCGAGGCTTTTTTGCGGGCTCCCGCCACATCGAATGCGCGGGAAATTGAGCACCAGCACCAGCAACGTATCGAGTATCTGACCGTCGATGATCCTTACGTCACCATGAACGTGGACAACCCCGCCGACTACGCGCGCCTGCAGGTGAGCTCCTGACAGCGTCCGGTTCAGAAACAGGGAATGTTATTCAGAGCGCTGACGAGCTGCTTGATGCGGTTGCGCGTCTTAGCCCCAGGGTTGCAGTATTCGACTGCGACGGAACTTTATGGGCGTTGGATTCGGGTGAAGGATTTCTTGAATGGGAACTTGAGCGCGGCCTGCTGCCGGAAAAGAGTTCCCGTTGGCTTCGCCACCGCTACACCGATTACAAAGCGGGCAAAGTTGAAGAAGATGTGATGTGCGGCGAAATGGTCGCGATCCATGCCGGCATGCGTGACCCCGATCTCGCCAGCGTGGCGGAAGAATTTTTTGCCAGCTGCATTGAGGCGAGCATCTTTCCTGAGATGCGGCAGCTAGTCGAGCGTATGCGGGCTCAGGGATGCGATATCTGGGCAATCTCCTCAACCAATGACTGGGTGGTTCGTGCTGGCGCGCAGCGTTTCGGAATTCCTGCAGACCGCGTGCTGGCTGTAGCTGTGGAGATCGAGAACGGCAGTATCACCGACCGATTGCTACGAATTCCGAGTGGGGAAGGTAAAACCGAGGCCATTCGCGTGCACGTGCGCACGCCGGTTGATGCCGCCTTCGGCAACTCGCGTTGGGACGTTGAGATGCTTGAGTTCGCCCGCCAGCCCTACGTGATCAACCCCAATCCTGACCTTGAAGAATTAGCGCAAAAACGCGGGTGGCCTATGTATTTTCCTGCCAAGGCAGGCGCACGGCGCTGACAGCCCTGCAGACTGCCGTCCCTGAGAATTGTTGCTCCGACTGCAGGTATATACTGACAACCTTTTGCCAGGAACATCCACCGCGCGCGGAGCTGTGGCTGAACGCGCCCGCAGGCACATTGCGCGCCGCTTGCTTCCCTTTTTATTCGTCATCTACATCACGAATTACCTGGACAGAACCAACCTCGCCTATGCGACGCTGGGAATGTCGCGCGATCTACACTTCAGTGATCGGGTTTTCGGCACCGCCTTCGGTATTTTCTTCATCGGTTACACGGCGCTGCAGATTCCCGGGGCGCTGCTGGTAGAGCGCTGGAGTGCGCGGCGCCTGATTGCCGCCACCATGATTGTGTGGGGAGTACTTAGCGGCCTGACCGGATGGGTACATACCACCAACCAGCTCTACCTGGCGCGGTTCCTATTGGGAGCAGCCGAGGCCGGTTTTTTCCCCGGCGTTATCGTTTATTTGACGCATTGGTTCGTCTATGAAGATCGCGCCAAGGCAGTAGCCAACTTCATGGCCGCGATCCCGTTTTCATTCATCATTGGGTCGCCGCTCGCGGGGGCGCTGCTAGGCGTGCATTGGTTCGGACTGCAGGGGTGGCGCTGGCTGTTCCTGCTGGAAGGCGTTCCGGCGGTTGTACTCGGGGTGGTCACGCTATTTTATTTACCGGATTGGCCGCATGACGCGGAATGGCTGGCGCCCGACGAGCGCCAGTGGATCACCGCGGAGTTGCAGAGGGAAAAGTTGGCTAAAGCTTCATCCGGCTCTGGGAGCGTATTGGCAGCGCTGCGCTCAGGACGTGTGATGCTGTTGGCGGCAGTGGTCATATTCTCTTACACCGGTTATTACGCCTTCATCTCCTGGTTTCCGACCATGCTCAAGCGGCTTTCAATGTTCTCTGATTTTCGTGTCGGTCTGTTCGGTTCCCTTCCGTACATTGCCGCTTTTATTGCCATGCAGGTGAATGGCTGGCACTCGGACCGCACTCGCGAGCGGCGCTGGCACGTGGCCATTCCCTTATTTCTGGGCGCGGCTGCCTTGCTGCCGTTAAGCTCGCTGCCTCGATCTGTGCCACTGACCTTGGGATTGTTCACACTTGTCGCGGTGAGCGTCAACGCGTATCTGCCGGCGTTCTGGGCATTACCCAGCGCACTGCTGAGCGACTCCGCGGCGGCGGCCTCCATTGGTTTCATTAATACGTTGGGCAATCTGGGCGGTTTCTGTGGACCATATCTAATTGGATATCTCTATAACCGCACACACTCGTTCACTCCGGGACTCAGTTGCATGGTTGCAGCACTGGCGGTCGCTGGGATTCTGGTGCTCTTCTGTCCACGTGAGCCGACCGGGCAAACTGCGACCTAAAGTATTACTTAAAGAATCGAGCCTCTCCTCTTCGCTCCTGATTACAATTGGAGGGTGTACTCGGCGCAGGTACTCGATCATTTTCAGAACCCGCGAAATGCCGGAGATGTGGCCCAGCCTGACGCCTCGGCGCAAATTGAAAACCCCGCCTGCGGCGACGTATTACGGTTAAGCGTAAAGGTAGTGGATGGGCGAATTTCGGAGATTGGATTCCTGGCCAAGGGGTGCGTTCCTTCGATGGCGTGCGCTTCGCTTCTGACTCAGCTCGTAAAAGGACGCAGCCTGGCTGATGCGAGGAAATTGCGTCGCGAGGAATTAGTTGCAGCCGCCGGTAGCCTGCCTGATGAATCCGTACACGCCAGCCATTTGGCAATGGATGCATTGGGGGCGGTGTTGAAGAAGTTGTCGTAGCTTGTCCGGGTTTGCGGTGACAACATCCGCCCTTTCTCACGAGCAGTGGGGCACCCATCGGGGTCTATAATCGGCGCACCGTGGCCTTCAGGTACTTCCATTACGCCAAGACCCTTTTCCAACCCATCAAATTGGAATCGCTATTTCTGTTTGTCACCTCAACTTGCAATTCGCTATGTCGCACTTGTTTCTACTGGGAGGAGCTGAATCAGGGACACGACATCAGCTTCGAGCAGCTGGCGCGCATAAGTGCGACGGCTCCGCCCTTCCACAAGCTCTGGATTTCGGGCGGCGAACCCTTCATGCGCAAGGAACTGGCCGAGATCATCGAGCTTTTTTATCTCAATAACGGCGTACGACACATCAATCTGCCTACCAACGGACTACTGCCCAAGCAGCTGGTTAGTGCGATCGAATACCTGCTGGAACGCTGTCCCGAGCTGGTGATTGACCTGAATTTTTCGCTCGACGGCCTTGCCAACACACACGACACCATTCGCGGCGTGCCTAATAATTTCGTCAAGACCCTGGCCACGATGGAGATGGCCGCGGAACGCTGGAACGGCTTCCGTCGTCTGCGGCGGAATGTGGCTACCTGTATCACCAGCGAGAATTATCGCGAACTGGTTGAACTCGGCCTGGAGCTCATGCGCGAATCTGATTTGGACGGGCAGTACTTTGAGATCGTTCGCGGCGACCCCTTAGATCCCTCATTGAAGCAGGTTCCGCGCGAGGACCTTGCAGACCTGCATCGCCAGCTGATGTGGTTTCACGAAAAGTATGCCGATCGTCTCTTCGGGCATTTGCAGTCACCCGCTCGCGAATTGGCCCGGATGTATTACCTGGGAAATTTAAAGCTTCACTTCGAGATTCATGAGCGAAACCATTACAACAACAAAGCTTGGCCCATGCGTTGTACGGCCGGTGAGACCACGATTGTGATTGATCACGACGGTCATTTTCGGGCGTGCGAGATGCGCGGCAAGCTGGGACGGCTGCAGGACTACAATTTTGATCTCACCGCGGCGCTGAATTCGCAGCAGATGAAGGACGAAGTCGCTGCCATTCCGGGAGCCCAGTGCTGGTGCACCCATTCCTGCTGGATCCATTCCTCAAGCAAGTTCAGCCCGCGGGTGCTGCTGTTTCACATTCCATGGGCCTATCTAAAGCACCGCTGGGACAAATTGCCGAAGACCCGTGCCGCGGAGATGGAACGCTTTTTGGTTAGGGACGCGCCTGAGTTACAGCGGCCATCAGTCATGGCGTGATCCGGAAGTCGCAACATTCTTCTCTAGATGAAACCCGCGCGAAATGAAAATCATGAATGACTACGGTCCGCAGCGGATTGTGAGCCTCCAACCTAGTGCAACTGTGGTGCTGGCTGAACTTGGGGCATTGGATCGGCTGGTGGCTTGCACCAAATACTGCGAAGAAGTGTGGCCCGGTGTGGCGAACGGTCGCGCGCTTGTAGCCGATTCGTGGACAGCAAAAGCGGAAGAAATCGTCGCAGCAAGACCCGACTTGGTCATCGCATCAGTCCCCTACCAAATAGAAGCACTTACGCAGATCCTCAAGTCCGGAGCGCGTTTTCTAGGTCTCGCCCCAAAAAGTCTGGCCGATATCTACATGGATATTGCGACTATCGCTGGCATACTGGGAATGGCAGAGCGGGGCCAACAAGTAATCGAGAGCATGCAAAGTGAAATCGAGTCGGTTAGCCAGGAGGTCCGCGCAAGAAAACCATCGGACCGACCGAGAATTTTCTGCGAGGAATGGGGCAAGCCCCTCATCTGCTCGCAACGCTGGGTCGCAGAACTGGTGGAAGCTGTGGGCGGCGAATTTGTCGGGATTCCGGGGAGCCAAACCACTGCGAAGGAAGTCCTTCAGGCCAACCCTGACATAGTTGTGGCGGCATGGTGCGGCGCCGGAGATCGCGTCCCGCTGGAGAAGATCGTGGAACGTCGCGGGTGGGAGAGCATGCGTGCCGTACAGGACCGTAATATCTATTGTGTGCCCGACCCCTACTTCAATACTCCAGCACCGACATTGTTGATTGGGCTCAAGGCGCTGGCGAAAATCATCAACCCTGGGATGTCAGTGGAAGCCCCCGGCGTCCGTCGCATTGCAAGTTAATCCGCAATCCATCCCAACAGTAAACTCCTGTGGTTTAATTGAGCTAAATGCCAGCGCTAGCGAAGGCCCACCAGATCAAGAAAGAAATTGAAGTTATGGCGGCCACTGCCGCCTCTACCTACGAGCTGATGACCAATATTGTCACCTGCTTGAATGCGCGCGTCTTGAAGTTCAATTGGGTGGGGTTTTATATGCTGGAAGAGGAGAAGACCGGCCAGCAGCCTATGTTGGTGCTGGGCGCATTTGTTGGCGCGATGACGCCGCATACCCGGATTGCTCTCCATCAGGGCATCTGTGGGGCGGCAGCATCCAGCGGTAAAACCGTAGTGGTGGACGACGTACAATCCGACCCCCGATACCTCGCCTGCTCACTGGAGACGAAATCCGAAATTGTGGTGCCGATTTTTGTTCACGGCAAGGTCGTCGGTGAACTCGACATAGACAGCCACTTCCCCGCCGCGTTCGGCTCCGACGAATGCCAATTGGTTGAGTACTGCGCCCGAGTCGTCGGGCAATTCATGGAAAAATCCAGCTCCTGAGGGCGCGATGAAACTGGTGGCCGCCGCGCTGATCGTACAAGACGGAAAACTACTTATCTGCCAACGCACCAAGCACCAGACCATGCCGCTTAAGTGGGAATTCCCCGGCGGCAAGATCGAAGAGGGTGAACAGCCGCGCGATGCTATGCGCCGCGAACTGGAAGAAGAGCTGGGCATCCACGCCGATGTTGGCGAGGAGGTCACGAGAATCCGTCATACCTACAAGGGCGGCAGTTCGGTTGAGCTGCGCTTTTTTGTGGTCCACAAATTCAAGGGTGAGCTCGAAAATCGGATCTTCCGCGACGTGCGCTGGGTAGAGAAGGGCAAGCTGAAGGACTATGACTTCCTGGAAGCTGATTTGGAACTGGTGGGTGATATCGCCGCCGGAAGAATCTTGTGAAAGCTCGTTTCGTTCACCCTTTTCTTGAGTACATGACGTAGGCGACGGTCAGTCCGATCATGGTAATGGTCGTGACCCATGCCACTACGTTATAGAGCCACGAATTCGCCAGGTTACCCATCAGCTCACGCTTGTTGATCAACAGCAACATGAAAATGAGCACAAAGGGCAAGACGATGCCGTTCACGACTTGCGACAGAATCGCCACTGGAATCAAGGGCAGGTTGGGGATAAGCACAATGCCGGCACCGGCGGCGATAAGAATGGTGTAAAGCCAGTAGAAAACCGGCGCCTCACCAAATCGCTTTCCAACGCCGGATTCGAAGCCCAGACCCTCGCACACCGTGTAAGCGGTGGAAAGCGGCAGGATGGAAGCTGCAAACAACGACGCATTAAATAATCCAACCGAGAACAAGATGTACGCATATTCACCCGCCAGGGGGCGCAGCGCCTGGGCAGCATCCGCAGGATCGTGGATCTGTGTGTGTCCGTGTACATAAAGGGTTGCAGCGCAGGCGACGATGATGAACCACGCGACCACATCGGTGAAGATGCAGCCTGCGACCACATCAATGCGAGAAGCGCCATACTGCCGCCGGGTGATACCTTTTTCAACCACAGAGGCTTGCAGATAAAACTGCATCCAGGGAGCAATAGTGGTGCCGACCAAGGCGATGACCATGTACAGATAGTCGCGCTGGGTGAGCAAAGTAAAGGGCGGCGGTTTAACCGTGGAG of Terriglobales bacterium contains these proteins:
- a CDS encoding iron-sulfur cluster assembly scaffold protein, with product MYSAQVLDHFQNPRNAGDVAQPDASAQIENPACGDVLRLSVKVVDGRISEIGFLAKGCVPSMACASLLTQLVKGRSLADARKLRREELVAAAGSLPDESVHASHLAMDALGAVLKKLS
- a CDS encoding radical SAM protein, yielding MAFRYFHYAKTLFQPIKLESLFLFVTSTCNSLCRTCFYWEELNQGHDISFEQLARISATAPPFHKLWISGGEPFMRKELAEIIELFYLNNGVRHINLPTNGLLPKQLVSAIEYLLERCPELVIDLNFSLDGLANTHDTIRGVPNNFVKTLATMEMAAERWNGFRRLRRNVATCITSENYRELVELGLELMRESDLDGQYFEIVRGDPLDPSLKQVPREDLADLHRQLMWFHEKYADRLFGHLQSPARELARMYYLGNLKLHFEIHERNHYNNKAWPMRCTAGETTIVIDHDGHFRACEMRGKLGRLQDYNFDLTAALNSQQMKDEVAAIPGAQCWCTHSCWIHSSSKFSPRVLLFHIPWAYLKHRWDKLPKTRAAEMERFLVRDAPELQRPSVMA
- a CDS encoding MFS transporter — translated: MAERARRHIARRLLPFLFVIYITNYLDRTNLAYATLGMSRDLHFSDRVFGTAFGIFFIGYTALQIPGALLVERWSARRLIAATMIVWGVLSGLTGWVHTTNQLYLARFLLGAAEAGFFPGVIVYLTHWFVYEDRAKAVANFMAAIPFSFIIGSPLAGALLGVHWFGLQGWRWLFLLEGVPAVVLGVVTLFYLPDWPHDAEWLAPDERQWITAELQREKLAKASSGSGSVLAALRSGRVMLLAAVVIFSYTGYYAFISWFPTMLKRLSMFSDFRVGLFGSLPYIAAFIAMQVNGWHSDRTRERRWHVAIPLFLGAAALLPLSSLPRSVPLTLGLFTLVAVSVNAYLPAFWALPSALLSDSAAAASIGFINTLGNLGGFCGPYLIGYLYNRTHSFTPGLSCMVAALAVAGILVLFCPREPTGQTAT
- a CDS encoding GAF domain-containing protein, which produces MPALAKAHQIKKEIEVMAATAASTYELMTNIVTCLNARVLKFNWVGFYMLEEEKTGQQPMLVLGAFVGAMTPHTRIALHQGICGAAASSGKTVVVDDVQSDPRYLACSLETKSEIVVPIFVHGKVVGELDIDSHFPAAFGSDECQLVEYCARVVGQFMEKSSS
- a CDS encoding Nramp family divalent metal transporter; its protein translation is MKRALRWARQRRKILVLLAVIGPGIITANVDNDAGGILTYSSAGAQFGYSLLWTMIPVTLSLIVIQEMASRMGAATGKGLSDLIREEYGFRITFFMMLGVTITNFGNVVAEFAGIAASLGLFGVSKYISVPICAALVWLLVVKGQYKTVEKVFLAASGFYVCYIIAGVIAGPAWKESLVSTVKPPPFTLLTQRDYLYMVIALVGTTIAPWMQFYLQASVVEKGITRRQYGASRIDVVAGCIFTDVVAWFIIVACAATLYVHGHTQIHDPADAAQALRPLAGEYAYILFSVGLFNASLFAASILPLSTAYTVCEGLGFESGVGKRFGEAPVFYWLYTILIAAGAGIVLIPNLPLIPVAILSQVVNGIVLPFVLIFMLLLINKRELMGNLANSWLYNVVAWVTTITMIGLTVAYVMYSRKG
- a CDS encoding HAD-IB family phosphatase; its protein translation is MLDAVARLSPRVAVFDCDGTLWALDSGEGFLEWELERGLLPEKSSRWLRHRYTDYKAGKVEEDVMCGEMVAIHAGMRDPDLASVAEEFFASCIEASIFPEMRQLVERMRAQGCDIWAISSTNDWVVRAGAQRFGIPADRVLAVAVEIENGSITDRLLRIPSGEGKTEAIRVHVRTPVDAAFGNSRWDVEMLEFARQPYVINPNPDLEELAQKRGWPMYFPAKAGARR
- a CDS encoding nucleotidyltransferase family protein; the protein is MTRAPGFCGVILAAGESSRMGQDKALLPWPPQKPGEARSSHAGTFLSAIMQLLEAHSDLVIVVVGKNAANLKPLVFATGAAVVVNPAPERGQFSSLQVGLREVLNRGRDAAILTLIDRPPARSATVQKLKDVFVKAIGQGKWAVVPQYGDKHGHPIVIGREMIEAFLRAPATSNAREIEHQHQQRIEYLTVDDPYVTMNVDNPADYARLQVSS
- a CDS encoding (deoxy)nucleoside triphosphate pyrophosphohydrolase, whose protein sequence is MKLVAAALIVQDGKLLICQRTKHQTMPLKWEFPGGKIEEGEQPRDAMRRELEEELGIHADVGEEVTRIRHTYKGGSSVELRFFVVHKFKGELENRIFRDVRWVEKGKLKDYDFLEADLELVGDIAAGRIL
- a CDS encoding ABC transporter substrate-binding protein, with the translated sequence MKIMNDYGPQRIVSLQPSATVVLAELGALDRLVACTKYCEEVWPGVANGRALVADSWTAKAEEIVAARPDLVIASVPYQIEALTQILKSGARFLGLAPKSLADIYMDIATIAGILGMAERGQQVIESMQSEIESVSQEVRARKPSDRPRIFCEEWGKPLICSQRWVAELVEAVGGEFVGIPGSQTTAKEVLQANPDIVVAAWCGAGDRVPLEKIVERRGWESMRAVQDRNIYCVPDPYFNTPAPTLLIGLKALAKIINPGMSVEAPGVRRIAS
- a CDS encoding zinc-binding dehydrogenase, with the protein product MHAIRFHEYGGPEVLRYEEGPDPVLRKDQVLVRVKACALNHLDLWVRKGTTKSPLPHIPGSDVSGEVIEVGEYITGLRAGQRVLLAPMTFCNHCAQCTAGRQNLCPEFSVLGNRTDGGCRELIAIPQVNVIPIPDSLSFEEVASVPLVFLTAWHMLVGRAGIRPGQTVLVLGAGSGVGSAAIQIAKLFNAVVITTAGDDRKLAKGRELGADHLINHYKQKISDEVKRITHREGVDIVFEHVGKATWEESVKSLKPAGTLVTCGATTGPDAGLDLRFVYSRQLSILGSYMGTMGELHEVLKHVFSGKLKPVVDKVFPLKEARAAHERMEKSEMFGKIVLKP
- a CDS encoding XdhC/CoxI family protein, whose translation is MDVYEEIVKLRREGRRGAVATIVSVRGSIPSFQTAKMLVRDDGSIVGTIGGGCVEAEVWQAARDVMEQEKPRTLTFNLNQNPKFDTGLVCGGTLEIFVEPVLPIPVLYLFGAGHVAHNLYKVAHNAGFDTVVVDDRESYANRERFPEAAEIHAKDFEEAMASLSPSESSYIVIVTRGHRDDMRVLRWAVQTPARYIGMIGSKRKVIAIYRELEKEGLSRELFERVHAPVGLDIGAVTPEEIAVAITAEMIAVRRHSGAALPHMRYFDEKEISEEADGAEIAKSS
- a CDS encoding GNAT family N-acetyltransferase yields the protein MEIRRLTKKDAKAHWHLRLEALEQEPCAFSTSAAEHRATTLEMTAKRLVPDRTGNSFVLGAFEGTQMVGMAGFFREKDEKTRHKGLIWGVYIQKEFRGQGLARALFQELLRQARAQPGLEQINIAVSAGNAAARGLYSSLGFQLYGCEPRALKVGDRYIDEEQMVLRLVQQGR